The genomic region CCCGTTGAACCGGGAAGACgagtgagagagggagagagagagagagagagagagtgacgCGCGTTTCCTTCACCGCGGTTGGAATTGCGCGTGAATATCTTTGTTGCGAGCCGCGCGCAGGATCGAGGGTCCCATTGTTCGAGGCGAGGCGATGATCCCGTGAGGGAAAAGACGATATACATCCTGGATCTCCCTCGTACCGACTCCAGCAGCATGTGGAAACCCTTCGAGGCTGGCAGCTCGCCCATCGACTGGTGCGAGCGCAACTACAACATCTCGCCCAGCATCGCGGAGTTCATGAACACGGTTCGTATGCGTCGCGCGATTTGTTTACACGCCACTTGTGCGCCGCATATggctctcactctctctctttttttctttctcttttataaattctCCGATCGATTTGACGGTTTCACCTGGACGAGAGAGTCCAGGTGTCGATGGTCCTCGAGTCGCGACTCGAATCATAATTGAGATGAATCATAATTTGATTGATCCGGAAATGAGGAGCTTCCTCAGAGAGTACGCGAGTAGACATTTAAATCTTTGTTATTGTAATTCAATGCTTTCTAAATTAGTCTCGGAGACGTTTAACATTGATACCCGAGTAACCGAGTAACTAAacgatatttttgaaaattaaagacgttaaaaataattaattaattaacaggATTAATAATTCCTctctttatttgatttataaaaacgtttactttaatgttttactcaaatacttttaaaaatatttggtgTTGAGAAACATATTTGttcaaatatctaaataaacatttttaaaacgttttttttttttgacgttaaaaatatctcttcattaaaataaatgtttttttaatgagatAGAGGCTTTAACTCATTATTTTGaacgttttcaaaaatgtttttcaactatttttaaaaacacattttactaCTGGtggtgagctaaaaggttgcaacacattttcttcgattgtttttgaaatatagacttgctcatcgaacggcgaacatcattggttcttacctgtcgatccaaccaattaaacttcgaaccatctaaccatcgaagaaaatgtgtcgcaaccttttagctcacgactgttcGTACTAATCCAAGTGATAACtggttttcagctttttttattattttgttaagacaaattatttttgtacaaggcagattatataagtatttgtaaaaaaaaacctcGAATGTTGAGGTTTCATAGAAATGGTGAGCTAATAACtgatttccaatattttttgcaaGTTTCTTTTGCACAAGGCAGATTCcgcgtttttaaaaaaaaaacttgtgtgtCGAAATTATACGCAATGGAAAACAAGCTCGTGACATAACCGatctccattttttttttgcccGCGCGAGGCAAACAACTTCTTTGTTATGACAGGTAGTTGATAGCAAGATAGGATTTCGCATTTGTCAAAAGATTTATAGTCAAAGTTTGACAGAAATAAAGAGTCCCCCTGTGATAGTTACCagggttttttttttgctatgaCAAATAATTTTCTGGACGAGGTCAAATGTCAATTAATTCGGAGGGAAAGTTTCACAGATTCGTAATAACGCTTGTGATTGGATAAGATATATCTAATTATCTTTATAAGCAATTAAGATGAAGGATGTACAATCTTTACATACGCACGTAGTATATCTCGGTTTTGCATTTATTTCTCTTGCACGAAAATATCCTGATATCTATAATTATTGAATCGCGAGAATTAcgacttaaattataattaaaagttatgaaattattgaattataaataaaaattataaaataaagatctGTCCTGGATCAAGTGTAAAGTAAAAAGTACAAGCAAACTATAAAACTGTAACATCCTATACATTCTGAAccaatcacagagatatttatgttcatttccaccaatgtagattaactctgatctcaatttaacttactttatctttttccaatttttagagctaaaagagaataaagagtaaattaaaccgaaattaaagttaatctacattagtAGAGAATGGACATTAATGTTGAGAGTTTCACAGGATCAACACGAGTggttttttccaattttttgttGAAGCAGCTAGTTTTTTGCTCAATTTGTAGATTTCTATGTATGCATATCTAGAAACTCATAAGTCAAGGTTCCATAGATCCCAGACAAAGTATGCCATGTTACTGCAAATAAAGAGATTGCGCGCGAACAAAAGACAAAGGATAGACGGAGAGATAACGAGATACCAATGTGTTTATAAGTAAATCAGAAATGGTACatgtaattttatcattttatatcttGACTAACGAATATCATTCGCTTCTTATCTTTAATAAGTACTTGATACACGACGAGTATTTTATCTTCCTTTATTCTTCATTCAGGAAGTATATACGCTAATCGTTTGTtgttgaaaacaattttatctcaAATTAGATCTCACACTCTAGATGGACGTTATATCTTTGCTGAATGCGGAAAGCAAATATGTAAGAATTTTTTGCACAGAACCGTATCAATGTTAAATCGTGATTAATTGGATAGATAAATAGAagtataagaaagagagagagagagagagagaatatgttTTTCACCTTTTAACTCATCTATtgtcttcttatttttttagttgAGCAATGTAGTCTTCGTGTTGCTTCCACCCGTGCTCATGCACCTGTTTAGAGATTACGCACGCTTTGTGAATCCAGGAATTCACATAGTCTGGTTCTTACTGATGATAGTCGGACTTACTAGCGCGTATTTTCACGCTACTTTGTCTTTGATAGGTGAGAACAAATATCAATGTATACTACTTAACAATTTGAGAATAGTGTTTCGCAATGAgaagaaacattatttaaaaagtatttaatttatcgAGATATTTTCGCTTACTTGATGAAATTGATATTTATGTTGCGTATATAGCTAATtttgtacatacatgtatatatatatgcgatAGGTCAACTATTAGATGAATTGTCTATTTTGTGGGTGTATATGGCAGGCTTCTGTATGTTCTTTCCCAGAAGATATTTCCCCAATGTCGTACATAACAACAGAAAGCTCTTCTCTATATGCGCAACGTTGCCCACTTTAATCGCTACCGGCTTGGCCTTAATACATCCGGCCGTAAATGCTTTCGCATTGATGAGCTTGGGTATACCAGCGATCGGATTCTTGATCCTAGAACTGAAGAGGTAATTTCTTCATACGAACGTCTAATGAACGgagaaaatgtatatacagaTTTAGAAAAAGAGATTCCAATGATTGATTAACGGTAATGTAGAGGGATATGCTTCGATGTGCACAAGTTGCATACGTTGTAACGAtgtcttgaaaaatttttaaggactACCTCGATAAGAGTATACAGACTGGGTTTGCGATGCGGCGCCATGTGGATACTGGCGGTGACCTGTTGGCTGAACGATCGTCTATTCTGCGATACCTGGCTGAGTCTGAACTTCCCGTATCTCCACGCGCTGTGGCATCTATTCATCTTTATTGCGAGTTACACCGCAGCGGTGCTTTTTGCATATTTCGCTGTGCAAGATGAGAAGCCGCAGCAATTGCCGGTGCTCAGGTATTGGCCGAGGGACGACTTCGAACTCGGTATACCATACGTGACTATTCGAAGTTACACGAGTACGAGctataatatgaatatatagCTTCCGCAATAGCTCCGAGATCGTTAATATCgtgaatacattatttattacgaTGGTACGCCTGTATGgagagaacaattttactgcggtatctaaaaatttaattggatacagattagaaaataattgtatgttggacccattaaaatatttatgtaaaatgctCAAGTATCAATAATATTACTGCAAACAAGTTTTGTTACTCTATCGATCAGTTTAAATATCCAATTTTTCCaactgcataattattttcagatctgtatgtGTATTTCAGAGAAACTGTTCTTTCTGTATAATCTTTGGATTTTATGCAATATTCAGCGTTTAAATGAAATGCGCAGATACACGGTGCGACGTCACGCgatttatatagatattaattatatcttatataattaagttataacTCGTTTTAAAGAATCGATGATAAAGTCatgaaaaagattaaattttatatcgtaagaaaatgaaaaaagtatataagaaatttctatataaatggCACTGAATACTTAAGGTAAAGTGATAATTTCAGAAATCACTGAATGAGCAATGTGATTTGAGACATTCTAATTTACTGAATATGCGTTTCATTTAACATACGAGACGATTGAAAATATCAATGACTAACGAGTAGATTACATATCCTGTGTAGCCTAATATTTCTACCTGACAATTAGCTTTTCTCCAATTTCCTTTCCTTTTACTTCCTGTGatgttaaagtatttaaaaaatctgaaatagATCTTGAAAAGGGGTATATagctttacaaaaaaaaaacttttgtttcaTTGTTGAGGATGTAAACG from Solenopsis invicta isolate M01_SB chromosome 7, UNIL_Sinv_3.0, whole genome shotgun sequence harbors:
- the LOC105202289 gene encoding alkaline ceramidase; the encoded protein is MWKPFEAGSSPIDWCERNYNISPSIAEFMNTLSNVVFVLLPPVLMHLFRDYARFVNPGIHIVWFLLMIVGLTSAYFHATLSLIGQLLDELSILWVYMAGFCMFFPRRYFPNVVHNNRKLFSICATLPTLIATGLALIHPAVNAFALMSLGIPAIGFLILELKRTTSIRVYRLGLRCGAMWILAVTCWLNDRLFCDTWLSLNFPYLHALWHLFIFIASYTAAVLFAYFAVQDEKPQQLPVLRYWPRDDFELGIPYVTIRSYTSTSYNMNI